A genomic window from Winogradskyella sp. J14-2 includes:
- a CDS encoding ATP-grasp domain-containing protein yields the protein MRVLVLDANNPIFFDLAFCLRQGADISIIAMSSKKNTPMRWSLNIDKYIYVENLLECNNFKKVEAVVKQEKIDCIIPIGEQTCLGFLGTKKFIYKDKLILISDYQTYFKAINKDLLYYHLKENNINHPNTVIIKSTANDVLLESISKLNFPLIAKPVRGIDGNGILEISNSKALKVFLDSRTINQYLLQEYVNGYDIDCSVLCKNGNILSYTIQKGMSYEYKKFTAPISLTFLKEPKLFLVVKKLIQTLKWSGIAHIDLRYDKITDDFKIIEVNARYWGSLHASYAAGINFPVLHCYLSMGKDLELNSFLPIQYYSLKSVLTQPHHLIKSFIAKKKSYTQLAMLTRDPIPYIFKFFIRTYIILKRKFRQLKA from the coding sequence TTGAGAGTTTTAGTTTTAGACGCCAACAATCCAATTTTTTTTGACCTTGCTTTTTGTCTTAGACAAGGCGCTGATATATCCATAATCGCCATGTCATCAAAAAAGAATACGCCTATGCGATGGTCTCTAAATATTGATAAATATATCTACGTAGAAAACCTACTGGAGTGCAATAACTTTAAAAAAGTTGAGGCAGTGGTTAAACAAGAAAAAATAGATTGTATAATACCTATAGGTGAACAAACCTGTCTTGGGTTTTTAGGTACTAAGAAATTTATTTATAAAGATAAACTGATCTTAATTTCAGATTATCAAACATATTTTAAAGCTATTAATAAAGATCTTTTGTATTATCATTTAAAAGAAAATAATATTAACCATCCAAACACAGTGATAATTAAAAGTACAGCTAATGATGTTTTATTAGAATCAATTTCAAAACTAAATTTTCCTCTAATTGCAAAACCTGTAAGAGGAATAGATGGTAATGGTATTTTAGAAATTAGTAATAGTAAAGCGTTAAAGGTATTTTTAGATAGCAGAACAATAAACCAATACTTATTACAAGAATATGTAAACGGCTATGATATAGACTGTAGTGTGCTTTGTAAAAATGGCAATATTCTTTCTTACACGATACAAAAAGGAATGTCTTATGAATATAAAAAGTTTACAGCGCCAATAAGCCTTACTTTTCTTAAAGAACCTAAGCTTTTCTTAGTCGTTAAAAAATTAATTCAAACACTAAAATGGTCTGGTATTGCTCATATAGACTTACGCTATGATAAAATTACTGATGATTTTAAAATTATTGAAGTTAATGCAAGATATTGGGGAAGTTTACACGCATCTTACGCTGCTGGCATCAATTTCCCAGTTTTGCATTGTTACTTATCAATGGGAAAAGATTTAGAGCTAAACTCATTTTTGCCAATACAGTATTACAGTTTAAAATCAGTTTTAACCCAACCACATCATTTAATTAAATCCTTTATAGCCAAGAAGAAATCGTACACTCAGCTTGCTATGCTCACTAGAGATCCAATACCGTATATATTTAAATTCTTTATTAGAACATACATTATTTTGAAGAGAAAATTCCGTCAACTTAAAGCATAG
- a CDS encoding GNAT family N-acetyltransferase: protein MIIVKEVTNKKGLKTFVKFPFSLYKDSEYWVPPIIKQELETFNKDKNPIFNDAEARFFLAYNGNTVVGRIAAIVNWLEVNKQNIKKMRFGWFDFVDDLDVSKALLDTVEGIGKQKKLEYTEGPVGFSNMDKVGVLTEGFESVSSMMTWYNYPYYANHLKHHGYEIEKEYSESKFPFSNVKPEAFTKAQTLIKQRYKLKALKFKKTEELLPFVDEMFDLFNESYASLSSFVEITDLQKQYFKKKFIGFVNPEYIKFVMDENNRLIGFAIVMPSFAKALQKTNGKLFPFGFIHLLKAKRTNKDAIFYLIGIHPEYQNKGVHAIIFNEYYHTFKEKGIETCYRTPELEDNEAIKKIWKHFNPVVYKRRKTFRKDL from the coding sequence ATGATTATAGTTAAAGAAGTTACTAATAAAAAAGGGTTAAAAACCTTTGTTAAATTTCCGTTTTCACTCTACAAAGACTCGGAGTATTGGGTTCCGCCAATTATAAAGCAAGAATTAGAAACATTTAACAAGGACAAAAATCCTATATTTAATGATGCTGAAGCACGTTTTTTTCTAGCCTATAACGGTAATACTGTTGTTGGAAGAATTGCTGCTATTGTAAATTGGCTAGAAGTTAATAAGCAGAACATTAAAAAAATGCGATTTGGTTGGTTTGATTTTGTTGATGATTTAGATGTCAGCAAGGCACTTCTTGATACTGTTGAAGGTATAGGTAAGCAGAAGAAACTAGAATACACAGAAGGACCTGTAGGTTTCTCTAATATGGATAAAGTTGGTGTTTTAACGGAGGGCTTTGAAAGTGTTTCTTCTATGATGACATGGTATAATTATCCTTACTATGCGAACCACCTTAAACACCATGGATATGAAATAGAAAAGGAATATTCTGAAAGTAAATTTCCTTTTAGCAATGTAAAACCTGAAGCATTTACTAAAGCACAAACATTAATAAAACAAAGGTATAAACTAAAAGCTCTAAAGTTTAAAAAAACAGAAGAATTACTACCATTTGTAGATGAGATGTTTGATTTGTTTAATGAAAGTTATGCATCACTTTCATCATTTGTAGAAATCACTGATCTCCAAAAACAATACTTTAAGAAAAAGTTTATTGGGTTTGTCAATCCTGAATATATAAAATTTGTGATGGACGAAAACAATCGATTAATTGGATTTGCCATTGTTATGCCAAGCTTTGCCAAAGCCCTACAAAAAACAAATGGCAAATTATTTCCATTTGGCTTTATTCACTTATTAAAGGCAAAAAGGACTAATAAAGACGCTATTTTTTATTTAATTGGGATACACCCAGAATATCAAAATAAAGGGGTACATGCTATTATATTTAATGAATACTATCACACCTTCAAAGAAAAAGGTATTGAGACATGTTACAGAACACCAGAGTTAGAAGATAATGAAGCCATTAAAAAAATATGGAAGCATTTTAATCCTGTAGTTTACAAAAGACGAAAAACATTTAGAAAAGATTTATAG
- a CDS encoding YfhO family protein: protein MSFSYKRLLPHILILVGFIILSLAYFSPVLQGKKIFQSDIMHYIGMAQQQKEFAQATGEETYWTNSAFGGMPTYQLGAQYPNNVIKKLDLSLRFLPRPADYLFLYFLGFYILLLSLKVDYKLSALGALAFGFSTYLIIILGVGHNAKAHAIAYMPLVLAGIILTFKKKYILGFLLTVVALGLEIVANHFQMTYYLLFLVIILGVVYLIDAYQKQILPHYFKSVGLLTVAALLAVGLNATNLMATQEYAKESTRGKSELTINPDGSPKEATSGLDKAYITEYSYGLAETFNLFIPRFMGGGNTEDIGKNSETYKTYVTMGASPIEALELSKNAPMYWGNQPIVEAPAYVGAVILFLFVLGLFLVKGRLKWWLVAGSIFSLLLSYGKTEPFGFITNFFIDNVPLYDKFRAVTSIQVLLELCVPVLGIFALTRLFNEFVKEEQKLKALKYTVAITGGLCLIFLLFKSVFFDFTSYRDQGIPEILVDALIEDRKALFNTDTIRSLVLVLISAGTIYFFLKKKINQNIVVVIFAILILFDLVSLNRNYVNNDNFVSALKVDRPYQPNAADKEILKDKGHYRVLDMSTQGQRQPARAAYFHNSLFGYHAAKLGRYNELMEFHIYNNNINVLNMLNTKYIIAEDQGQIFPYDNPDANGNAWFVSELEELPSANEEIKALDSLDTKQKAVTTVLEYQSNLEVYKFKVDSTASINLKEFKPNYLKYQSNNSNDGFAVFSEIYYKDGWNAYIDGELKPHIRVNYVLRGMEIPAGKHTIEFKFEPQVVETGSKIALASSAIVGVLLLLGLFVSFKKKDI from the coding sequence ATGTCATTTTCATACAAACGACTTTTACCGCATATTTTAATTCTTGTCGGATTTATTATTCTATCATTAGCCTATTTTAGTCCGGTTTTACAAGGCAAGAAGATTTTTCAGAGCGATATAATGCATTATATTGGTATGGCTCAGCAACAAAAAGAATTTGCGCAAGCCACAGGAGAAGAAACCTATTGGACCAACAGTGCATTTGGTGGTATGCCTACTTATCAATTAGGTGCACAGTATCCTAATAATGTTATAAAGAAACTCGATCTATCACTACGGTTTTTACCAAGACCTGCGGATTATTTGTTTCTTTATTTTCTTGGGTTTTATATTTTGTTATTATCGCTAAAGGTAGATTATAAACTTTCAGCACTTGGTGCATTAGCTTTTGGTTTTTCTACATATCTTATTATTATATTAGGTGTTGGTCATAATGCCAAGGCTCACGCAATTGCATATATGCCATTGGTGTTGGCAGGAATTATTCTCACATTTAAGAAGAAATACATTCTCGGGTTTTTGCTTACTGTAGTTGCTTTAGGGTTAGAGATTGTTGCCAATCATTTTCAGATGACATACTATCTGTTATTTTTGGTAATAATTTTGGGTGTTGTTTATTTAATTGATGCTTACCAAAAACAGATTTTACCACATTATTTTAAATCGGTTGGGTTATTAACTGTTGCTGCTTTACTCGCAGTTGGTCTTAATGCTACCAATTTAATGGCAACACAAGAGTATGCTAAAGAAAGTACACGTGGTAAAAGTGAACTCACCATAAATCCTGATGGATCTCCAAAAGAAGCGACCTCTGGACTAGATAAAGCATATATTACAGAGTATAGTTATGGCTTAGCAGAAACATTTAACTTGTTTATTCCTCGTTTTATGGGAGGAGGAAATACGGAAGATATTGGTAAAAATTCTGAAACCTATAAGACCTATGTTACCATGGGCGCCTCGCCAATTGAGGCATTAGAACTTTCTAAAAATGCACCAATGTATTGGGGAAATCAACCTATTGTAGAAGCGCCAGCGTATGTAGGTGCTGTTATTTTATTCTTGTTTGTTCTTGGCTTATTTTTGGTAAAAGGCAGATTAAAATGGTGGTTAGTTGCAGGTTCAATCTTCTCCTTGTTGTTGTCCTACGGAAAAACAGAACCATTTGGCTTTATCACAAACTTCTTTATAGATAATGTGCCACTTTATGATAAATTTAGAGCTGTAACGTCTATACAAGTATTACTTGAGTTATGTGTGCCTGTGCTTGGTATTTTTGCTTTAACAAGATTGTTTAATGAATTTGTAAAGGAAGAACAAAAACTAAAAGCACTTAAATATACAGTTGCTATTACAGGTGGTTTATGTCTTATATTCTTACTGTTTAAATCTGTATTTTTTGATTTTACAAGTTATAGAGATCAAGGCATCCCAGAAATATTGGTAGATGCTTTAATTGAAGACAGAAAAGCATTGTTTAATACTGATACAATAAGATCTTTAGTTTTAGTATTAATATCTGCTGGAACCATTTATTTCTTTTTGAAGAAAAAAATAAATCAAAATATAGTAGTTGTTATTTTTGCTATTTTAATCCTTTTTGACTTAGTATCACTTAATAGAAACTACGTCAACAACGATAATTTTGTTTCAGCACTAAAAGTAGATAGACCTTACCAGCCAAATGCAGCAGATAAAGAAATATTAAAGGATAAAGGTCATTACAGAGTGTTAGACATGTCTACTCAAGGGCAGCGTCAACCAGCACGAGCGGCATATTTTCATAATTCTTTATTTGGTTATCATGCGGCTAAATTGGGACGCTATAATGAGTTAATGGAGTTTCATATTTACAACAATAATATAAATGTGCTTAATATGCTGAATACCAAGTATATTATTGCAGAAGATCAAGGGCAAATATTTCCGTATGACAATCCTGATGCTAATGGGAATGCATGGTTTGTTAGTGAGTTAGAAGAATTACCTAGTGCCAATGAAGAAATTAAGGCTTTAGATAGCTTGGATACTAAACAAAAGGCAGTTACAACGGTGTTGGAATATCAAAGTAACCTTGAAGTTTATAAATTCAAAGTAGACTCAACAGCTTCAATAAACCTAAAAGAATTTAAGCCTAATTACCTTAAATACCAATCTAATAATAGCAACGACGGTTTTGCTGTTTTCTCTGAAATCTATTATAAAGACGGTTGGAATGCCTATATCGATGGTGAATTAAAACCACACATTAGAGTTAATTATGTATTACGAGGTATGGAAATCCCGGCAGGAAAACACACTATTGAGTTTAAATTTGAACCACAAGTAGTAGAAACAGGAAGTAAAATAGCCTTAGCGAGTTCTGCTATTGTTGGTGTTTTGTTGTTGTTGGGATTGTTTGTGTCATTTAAGAAAAAAGATATCTGA
- a CDS encoding VOC family protein — protein MGLQLIVKVLPDYIRLACSDGNSTFSVHLAKILDKGNRIWIYFECNNLDAKVETLKNKGIYFVEDPTDQKWLWREARLKDLDGNQIILYYAGDNRLNPPWWL, from the coding sequence CTGGGTCTTCAATTAATAGTAAAGGTTTTACCAGATTATATACGTTTGGCCTGTTCCGATGGCAACTCAACATTTTCGGTACATTTGGCCAAAATATTAGATAAAGGCAATAGGATTTGGATTTATTTTGAATGTAATAATCTAGACGCAAAAGTTGAAACCCTAAAGAACAAAGGAATCTATTTTGTTGAAGACCCTACCGATCAAAAATGGCTCTGGCGAGAAGCTAGGTTAAAGGATCTCGATGGTAACCAGATCATACTTTATTATGCGGGAGATAATAGATTAAATCCACCTTGGTGGCTTTAA
- a CDS encoding TlpA disulfide reductase family protein, with translation MRTIIFLSLILVNLSCKNNNEKSFSLRGKTNDLENGTKLYLRHNNKTIDSATITDNSFKFSTQLDTFPVNIALHDKVFKNYTSFWVVNQPMGFDASQLGFKNAVITGSEPERLNNIFKERVDGLKGKERDKAEMQFVKDYPNSIVSVSILSVDSRTWGREETKTHFELMSKENKSSKFGKQIKKYLELNKQPEIGDRYVDFESKNISGKSQKLSELEGKTVLLEFWASWCGPCRKENPNLVKTYNEFKNKGFEIFAVSQDSDKNSWVKAIEQDGLPWMHVSDLKGDQNEASLIYGIYVIPDNFLISKDGIIIGRNLKGKELVKKLEEILY, from the coding sequence ATGAGAACAATAATTTTTTTGAGTTTGATCCTAGTAAATTTAAGCTGCAAAAATAACAACGAAAAATCATTCAGTTTAAGAGGAAAAACCAATGACTTAGAAAATGGCACTAAGCTTTATCTCAGGCACAATAATAAAACGATAGATTCTGCAACAATTACAGACAACAGTTTTAAATTTTCAACACAATTAGATACGTTTCCTGTAAATATAGCGCTTCACGATAAAGTATTCAAGAACTACACCTCATTTTGGGTCGTCAACCAACCTATGGGTTTTGACGCAAGTCAGTTAGGTTTCAAAAATGCAGTGATCACGGGCTCAGAACCAGAAAGACTCAACAATATTTTTAAGGAAAGAGTTGATGGGCTAAAAGGAAAAGAGAGGGACAAGGCAGAAATGCAATTTGTCAAAGACTATCCTAATAGTATTGTAAGTGTAAGTATACTATCTGTAGATTCAAGAACCTGGGGCAGAGAAGAAACCAAAACTCATTTTGAGTTGATGTCTAAAGAAAATAAATCTTCAAAATTCGGAAAGCAAATAAAGAAATACTTAGAGCTTAACAAACAACCTGAAATTGGAGATCGGTATGTAGACTTTGAGTCTAAAAATATCAGCGGTAAATCTCAGAAACTATCAGAATTAGAAGGTAAGACAGTTTTGCTGGAGTTTTGGGCCTCTTGGTGTGGACCATGTAGAAAGGAAAACCCTAATTTAGTTAAAACCTACAATGAGTTTAAGAATAAAGGTTTTGAAATTTTTGCAGTATCACAAGATAGCGATAAAAATAGCTGGGTAAAAGCCATTGAGCAAGATGGTCTTCCATGGATGCATGTCTCAGATTTAAAAGGTGATCAAAATGAAGCTTCATTAATTTATGGTATTTATGTTATACCTGATAATTTTCTAATTTCAAAGGATGGCATTATCATCGGAAGAAATTTAAAAGGAAAAGAATTAGTTAAAAAACTGGAAGAAATTCTTTATTGA
- a CDS encoding DUF4834 family protein, whose product MGLLRTILIILLVWYGLKIISRIFAPVLVKFVAKKAEERFGQQFGGFQNKSQYHNAEQKHKEGETVIDKMPNRQKTSNDKVGEYIDYEEID is encoded by the coding sequence ATGGGTTTACTAAGAACAATATTAATCATTCTGTTAGTTTGGTACGGATTAAAAATTATCTCTAGAATTTTTGCACCTGTATTAGTTAAATTTGTGGCTAAAAAAGCAGAGGAACGCTTTGGGCAGCAGTTTGGTGGTTTTCAAAACAAATCTCAATATCACAATGCTGAGCAAAAACATAAAGAGGGGGAAACTGTTATAGACAAAATGCCAAATAGGCAAAAAACTTCAAATGATAAAGTTGGTGAGTATATAGACTACGAAGAGATAGATTGA
- a CDS encoding transporter: protein MRVLNPLFILLIVLTYNLANAQYTEVINSNRPGVSESAFSVGTNVVQAEIGAFTVKEEHTPLQYEISGFGVDFSLRYGLLFEELEISLDGIYQNDNVTYNSASVPFEDKRANFRNLTLGAKYLIYDPYKNAEEAKPNLYSYHANRKFQWKSLIPAVSVYAGANFDTKNNPFVPYTAFSNSGDQSNISPKVMIATQNNFNGGWVFVMNLIKDRIGSEFSDFQYIFTLTHSFSPQWVVFGEAQGISSDFYADNIFRVGGAYLWTKDFQLDANIAFNTKDTPSVFNIAFGASYRLDFHKDKKVDNGNGNTGNFKKKKKKKKKKEDDFNSDGL from the coding sequence ATGAGAGTTCTCAACCCCCTTTTTATTCTACTTATAGTACTAACCTACAATTTAGCAAATGCACAGTACACAGAGGTTATTAATTCTAATCGTCCAGGAGTTTCAGAAAGTGCATTTTCTGTTGGCACCAATGTTGTACAAGCAGAAATTGGTGCATTTACAGTAAAAGAAGAACATACACCTTTACAGTATGAAATATCAGGGTTTGGTGTAGATTTCTCGCTAAGATATGGGTTATTGTTTGAGGAGCTTGAGATTTCACTAGACGGTATCTATCAAAACGATAATGTCACCTATAATAGCGCATCAGTACCTTTTGAAGATAAACGTGCCAACTTTAGAAACTTAACCCTTGGTGCAAAATACTTAATTTACGATCCCTATAAAAATGCCGAAGAGGCAAAACCCAACTTATACAGTTATCATGCCAATAGAAAATTTCAATGGAAATCTTTAATTCCTGCGGTATCAGTATATGCAGGTGCAAACTTTGACACAAAAAACAATCCTTTTGTACCTTACACTGCATTTAGTAATTCTGGCGATCAAAGTAATATTAGTCCAAAAGTTATGATTGCAACTCAAAATAATTTTAATGGTGGTTGGGTGTTTGTTATGAATTTAATAAAAGACAGAATTGGCTCTGAGTTTTCCGATTTTCAATACATTTTTACACTTACACATTCGTTCTCACCACAATGGGTTGTCTTTGGGGAAGCTCAAGGTATTAGCAGTGACTTTTATGCTGATAATATTTTTAGAGTTGGTGGCGCCTACTTGTGGACAAAGGATTTTCAGCTTGATGCTAATATTGCTTTTAATACTAAAGACACCCCTTCGGTTTTCAATATAGCTTTTGGTGCCTCTTACCGCTTAGATTTTCATAAAGACAAGAAAGTTGATAATGGCAACGGTAATACAGGCAATTTTAAGAAAAAGAAAAAGAAAAAAAAGAAAAAAGAAGACGATTTCAATTCTGATGGTTTATAA
- a CDS encoding polysaccharide biosynthesis C-terminal domain-containing protein, translated as MGIVLNQSFKNTISTYLGFGIGAINTLFLYTNFLTDTYYGLVAFLLSAANIMMPFMAFGVHNAIIKYYSTFKTKNSVNSFLTLMLFLPFVFIIPATIVGWLSYESLSSLLSKENNIAGNYLWYIFILAVAMAYFEIFFAWSKVQLKTVFGNVMKEIFHRVAIMILLFSVYLEWLTADQFILALVLVYVLRMVIMKLYAYTVRFPKLKFQKIKGISSIIKYSLLMIVAGSVAMLILDIDKFMIGLMQENIEEVAYYSVAIFIATVIAVPQRSMHQIMMPLTAKYLNEKDIGSLENLYKRSSISLLVVSGFIFLLIILNINELYKILPEEFTGGLFVVLLVSLAKLYDNSLGNNNAILFNSDYYKMVLFFGVLLAVLAIVLNFIFIPVYGIEGSAFATFLAIVVYNSVKLLFVKQKLNMQPFSIATLKIGVLLLVIALAMFFWDFSFHPFINIALKSIIIVIVYFTLVLWLNISEDISTQIKKYLKL; from the coding sequence ATGGGAATTGTATTAAATCAGTCGTTTAAAAACACAATTAGCACTTATCTTGGTTTTGGTATTGGTGCTATAAATACACTTTTTCTTTACACTAATTTTTTAACCGATACGTATTACGGATTAGTTGCGTTTTTGTTATCTGCGGCCAATATTATGATGCCTTTTATGGCTTTTGGGGTACATAATGCCATTATTAAATATTATTCTACTTTCAAGACAAAAAATAGCGTAAACAGCTTTTTAACGTTAATGCTGTTTTTACCTTTTGTTTTTATAATACCAGCTACGATTGTCGGTTGGTTATCTTACGAAAGTCTTTCAAGTCTACTTTCAAAAGAAAATAATATTGCAGGAAATTACCTATGGTATATTTTCATATTAGCTGTAGCCATGGCTTATTTTGAGATATTCTTTGCATGGTCTAAAGTGCAACTAAAAACGGTATTTGGTAATGTGATGAAAGAAATATTTCATCGCGTCGCAATTATGATTCTACTTTTTTCAGTATATCTAGAATGGTTAACAGCAGATCAATTTATATTGGCTTTAGTCCTCGTTTATGTTTTGCGTATGGTGATTATGAAATTGTATGCTTATACAGTACGATTTCCAAAGTTAAAGTTTCAAAAAATTAAAGGTATTTCTTCAATCATAAAGTATTCACTTTTAATGATAGTAGCTGGCTCTGTAGCGATGCTTATTTTAGATATAGACAAATTTATGATTGGTCTTATGCAAGAAAACATTGAAGAAGTGGCCTATTACAGCGTAGCCATTTTTATTGCGACGGTTATTGCTGTACCACAACGATCTATGCACCAGATAATGATGCCTCTAACGGCAAAATATCTCAATGAAAAAGATATAGGTTCACTTGAAAATCTTTATAAGCGTAGCTCTATTAGCTTATTAGTGGTAAGCGGATTTATATTTCTCTTAATTATACTGAATATCAACGAGCTCTATAAAATTCTTCCAGAAGAATTTACAGGTGGATTATTTGTAGTGCTCTTAGTGAGCCTGGCCAAGCTGTATGACAATAGTCTAGGAAATAATAATGCTATTTTATTTAACAGCGATTATTATAAGATGGTGTTATTTTTTGGTGTTCTATTAGCGGTTTTGGCTATAGTTCTCAATTTTATTTTTATTCCTGTATATGGAATAGAAGGTTCTGCATTTGCAACGTTTTTAGCTATTGTAGTTTACAATTCAGTTAAACTTCTTTTTGTAAAGCAAAAGCTTAATATGCAGCCATTTTCTATAGCTACATTAAAAATAGGTGTATTACTCTTAGTAATAGCTTTGGCAATGTTTTTTTGGGATTTTTCATTTCATCCTTTTATAAATATTGCGTTGAAATCTATTATTATAGTTATAGTATATTTTACATTGGTACTATGGCTTAATATTTCCGAAGATATATCAACGCAAATAAAAAAGTACCTAAAACTTTAG
- a CDS encoding glycosyl transferase family 1, whose amino-acid sequence MGLKILIITYYWPPAGGPGVQRWLKFVKYLPEFDIEPIVYCPENPNYPIIDESLLDEIPKDVTIIKQPIKEPYQLASFLSKKRSKKISSGVIPKTKKQSLVEKLMLYVRGNFFIPDARKNWISPSVAFLLEYINTHKIETIITTGPPHSMHIIGLKLKQNLSIKWLADFRDPWTTIGYHKALKLTKLSQQKHIELEAEVLNSADEIIVTSNHTKNEFATKTNNSISVVTNGYDNHSVRIEEKDKNFTMSHIGSLLSDRNPKILWAVLSELISENEAFSKTFQLNLIGVVSDDVLESINDSGLKNHINVIGYVSHDDAIKYQMQSRLLLLIEIDSEDTKAIIPGKLFEYIISETPILAIGPDDSDVQQIIAKTNTGVYYNYNQKEKLKIQILEYFEAYQKNSLNVNAIGLQPYSRKALTERLSAIIKAM is encoded by the coding sequence ATGGGCTTGAAAATACTTATAATTACATATTATTGGCCACCAGCAGGCGGACCAGGTGTACAACGTTGGCTAAAGTTCGTAAAGTACTTACCAGAGTTTGATATAGAACCCATTGTTTATTGTCCAGAAAATCCTAATTATCCTATAATTGATGAGAGTCTGTTAGATGAAATTCCAAAGGATGTTACAATCATTAAACAGCCCATTAAAGAGCCATACCAATTGGCAAGTTTCTTATCAAAAAAACGCTCTAAAAAAATTAGTTCTGGTGTTATTCCGAAGACTAAAAAACAATCGCTCGTAGAAAAATTGATGCTGTATGTGCGTGGTAATTTCTTTATTCCAGATGCTCGTAAAAACTGGATTTCACCTTCAGTTGCGTTTCTTTTAGAGTATATAAACACTCATAAAATTGAAACTATAATAACAACTGGACCGCCTCATAGTATGCACATTATAGGCTTAAAATTAAAGCAAAACTTGAGTATTAAATGGTTGGCAGATTTTAGAGATCCATGGACTACAATTGGTTATCACAAAGCGTTGAAGCTTACAAAATTATCGCAGCAAAAGCACATAGAATTAGAGGCAGAGGTTTTAAATTCAGCTGATGAAATTATTGTTACCAGTAACCATACTAAAAACGAGTTTGCCACAAAAACTAACAATTCTATTTCAGTCGTAACAAATGGTTACGACAACCATTCCGTAAGAATAGAAGAGAAGGACAAAAACTTTACCATGTCTCATATTGGGTCGTTGTTGTCTGATCGAAATCCAAAGATTTTATGGGCAGTTTTATCTGAATTAATTTCTGAAAACGAGGCATTTTCAAAAACATTCCAATTAAACCTTATTGGTGTTGTAAGTGATGATGTACTAGAGTCTATTAACGATTCAGGACTTAAAAATCATATCAATGTTATAGGTTATGTAAGCCACGATGATGCTATAAAATATCAAATGCAATCGCGCTTATTGTTGTTGATAGAAATAGATTCAGAAGACACTAAAGCCATTATTCCCGGTAAATTATTTGAATATATAATTTCGGAAACACCAATACTTGCCATTGGTCCAGATGATTCTGATGTGCAACAGATTATAGCAAAAACTAATACTGGAGTTTATTATAATTATAATCAGAAAGAAAAATTAAAGATTCAAATATTAGAGTATTTTGAAGCCTATCAAAAAAATAGCCTCAATGTAAATGCTATTGGTCTTCAGCCATACAGTAGGAAAGCATTAACAGAACGTTTGAGTGCTATTATAAAAGCGATGTAA